The genome window AATTTTGGCTCAAAAGAAGAACTTACATCTCCAATGATCACTTGTTCACCATTAGGGAAGATCATCCGAAGGGATCCTCGTTTCATGGAACTCATGGCTTTCAAAAATATTTTCCTATAAATGGGAAATTGTTCTAATGTAGACTTGTTCTTTAATTCGGTAAAAAGTTTTGAATCAATCGTGTCTTGTAAGAGGGACTGGTTCTGTGATTTTTCCAAGGGGAACTCCTGTTTGTTTCTCTAAGTTTTGGTGTTTCTGAATGTACGGAATTTTTTTGATCCAAAGTTTGAACGCTTGCCAATGAATCAATGTTATTATTTTGACGGTGATGAATGGAAATTGGGTAAAAAGTTTTAATAAGTATTTTGATTGGAATGGAATTTTTTTTCCAATAAAGGATGTGGTTAAAATTCGTTTTCCATTTTCGAAAGAGTCGACACCAATCTGCAATTGATCATTCGGTAAGTTCAATCGAAACTCAAATTCGGAATCCAAACTGATAAAAGGAGAGACATAAAAATTCTTTGGTTCTCGGATATAAACTTCAGGATCAGCAATTGTTCCTTTGGCTTGTTTAAAATAACCAACGTAAGGTTTGATTTCCCCAAAGGTATTCCCCACTTCTGCAATGGATACTAGTGGCTTCCCATTCGTATCATAACAAAAATAAAAACTTACCGGATTAAAAACATATCCTAGGACCCGAAGGTTGGTGAGAAGAAATATCTTTCCAATGTCCTTAACACCCGAAGCCTCTAAAAAAGACTTAACGTTTTCATAAATTGTTCCTTTTTCAAATTGGATATGGTCTTTATCATAAAAGGAAAATAAATTAAAACGGTTCCTGGAAAACCAAACACTATTGTGGGCCAATTGGTCTATTTCCGAAAGATCCAAATAAAAATTAAAAATCCGGTATTGGAATTTGTTTGGTTTAGGAGCGGTACGTGCATGGAACACGTCCGCTTCGTACATACAAGAGTTTAAGTCCATGGGCCCCTTTTTAGTATGCTACGTGAAACATTCACGGCTGATAAAAATCCATCTTCATGAAATCCATACCGAAAGTATGCACCCGCATAATAAATTGGACCTGATTCGTTTAACTCAAACAATCGATTTTGTCCAAGAGAAGCCTCTACAGAAAAAAGTGGGTGTTCATAATCGATTTTTTTTATGATTTTATCTTTTGCCACACGATCCGGATCATTGATGGTCACAAAATAATTTTGTTTTTTGGAAACATTTTGCAAACGATTCATCCAATAGATTGTATAAGGATTTAGTTTTCCCATTCCATCTTCGACAATTTTATAATTCCAACTGGACCAACAAGAAGCCAGTTTTGGCATATCACTTGCATCTGTATGTAAAGTGGCGGTATTGTGTTGGTACTTGTAAAGTGGGAGAAGTTCTGACTCCAATTTTGTAGGATTTCCTAACATTTTTGCAGAAATATGGCCATGAGTGGCAAGTAAAACCTTATCAAAAATTTCCTTTTTTCCTTCGCCAAACACAAGTTCCACTTTTCCATCACCTGTTCGGTTCACTTGTTTGACGGGAGAATTCAAACGAAATCTGTTTTGGATCGGTGGGATGATTCGTTTGATATACTCATGAGACCCGCCATCCACCGTATACCATTGGTGTTGGGTGTTCAGCCCTAAAAATCCATGGTGATAAAAAAATCGAATGAGGGACTTAGCGGGAAATTCTAACATCAAATCAGGAGGGGTCGACCAAACCGCTGAACTCATCGGGATTAAATAGAAGTTTAAAATGTCTTTTCCATACCCGAATGCCTCCATGTACCGACCCAAATCCCAAGTGTCGTATTTAGGATCGTCTAAAATTTTCGGAGCCGATTTGTTAAACCGGTCGATCTCCAGTAACATCTTCAAATACCTAGGTCGAAATAGATTTTTTTTCTGGGCGAATAATCCCGATAGACCTGAACCACAAAACTCTAATTTGGTGGGATCGTGTTGCACACTAAATGACATATCCGATTTTTTTGTCGGAACATTTAACGTTTGGAAAAGTCTAAGAAGATTAGGATAAGTCACATGATTGAAAACAATGAATCCCGTATCAATGGGGATGTTTACCCCATCTTCTTTCACCATCACCGTATTCGTATGACCTCCGATATAATCGGCACTGTCAAAAATAGTTAAATCAAAATCATTTTTTAAAAAATATGCGGAGCCAAGACCTGCGATCCCTGTTCCAACAATAGCTAAAGTTTCTTTCACTAGTTTCCCTTTTTGGTCATTAGACCATTAGAGAAAGAGTTGGTTCATTTCTTTATGCACTTCCTCCGCTTTCTTTTGTGCAACTTGTCCGTAATTTTCTTCTAAGGAACTAAGAGTGA of Leptospira mtsangambouensis contains these proteins:
- a CDS encoding NAD(P)/FAD-dependent oxidoreductase, translated to MKETLAIVGTGIAGLGSAYFLKNDFDLTIFDSADYIGGHTNTVMVKEDGVNIPIDTGFIVFNHVTYPNLLRLFQTLNVPTKKSDMSFSVQHDPTKLEFCGSGLSGLFAQKKNLFRPRYLKMLLEIDRFNKSAPKILDDPKYDTWDLGRYMEAFGYGKDILNFYLIPMSSAVWSTPPDLMLEFPAKSLIRFFYHHGFLGLNTQHQWYTVDGGSHEYIKRIIPPIQNRFRLNSPVKQVNRTGDGKVELVFGEGKKEIFDKVLLATHGHISAKMLGNPTKLESELLPLYKYQHNTATLHTDASDMPKLASCWSSWNYKIVEDGMGKLNPYTIYWMNRLQNVSKKQNYFVTINDPDRVAKDKIIKKIDYEHPLFSVEASLGQNRLFELNESGPIYYAGAYFRYGFHEDGFLSAVNVSRSILKRGPWT
- a CDS encoding DUF1365 domain-containing protein, whose protein sequence is MYEADVFHARTAPKPNKFQYRIFNFYLDLSEIDQLAHNSVWFSRNRFNLFSFYDKDHIQFEKGTIYENVKSFLEASGVKDIGKIFLLTNLRVLGYVFNPVSFYFCYDTNGKPLVSIAEVGNTFGEIKPYVGYFKQAKGTIADPEVYIREPKNFYVSPFISLDSEFEFRLNLPNDQLQIGVDSFENGKRILTTSFIGKKIPFQSKYLLKLFTQFPFITVKIITLIHWQAFKLWIKKIPYIQKHQNLEKQTGVPLGKITEPVPLTRHD